In the genome of Streptomyces collinus, one region contains:
- a CDS encoding UBP-type zinc finger domain-containing protein, translating into MKQCTHADALPHPEPGPLSETCPECLAEGMDPVQLRLCLSCGHVGCCDSSPGRHAAEHHKESGHPVMRTHEPGETWRWCFVDHVLV; encoded by the coding sequence ATGAAACAGTGCACGCACGCCGACGCGCTGCCGCACCCCGAACCCGGCCCGCTCAGCGAGACGTGTCCGGAGTGCTTGGCGGAGGGCATGGATCCGGTGCAACTACGGCTGTGCCTCAGCTGCGGTCACGTCGGCTGCTGCGACTCCTCGCCGGGACGGCACGCGGCGGAGCATCATAAGGAGTCCGGTCACCCCGTGATGCGGACCCACGAGCCCGGGGAGACCTGGCGTTGGTGCTTCGTCGACCATGTCCTGGTGTGA
- a CDS encoding Na+/H+ antiporter: MGVMPLLLLVAGSAAIAAAARRTPVPAPLLLVAVGLAVSYVPGVPDYTLDPHIVLPLILPPLLHTAATESSYLDLRAQLRPVAMLSVGYVLFATFVVGWALYVIVPDMPLTAALVFGAVVAPPDAVAATAVARRVGLPSRITTILQGESLLNDATAITAYRVALAAAVGEGATWAGGIGEFLLAAIGGVVVGLLLMAPIHWLRTHVKEALLQNTLSLLIPFVAYAVAEQVHASGVLAVVVVALYLGHRAWEVDFATRLQEEAVWKMVAFVLESAVFALIGLQLPVVLQGLGEYEGVEAAWYAVAVFLVVVAARFVWVYPATFLPRLLSARVREREQNPTWKGPFVIAWAGMRGVVSLAIAFSIPLTLHDGEEPFPQRNLILFLTFTTVIGTLVVQGLTLPPLIRLLKFPGRDAQTETLAEANAQAQASRAAEQRLDELLADERNTLPAPLADRLRTVLERRRNAVWERLGQTNPITGESVDDTYRRLTREMISAEREVFVKLRDGRYIDDEMLRTLLRRLDLEEAAAFREAA, translated from the coding sequence ATGGGCGTGATGCCACTGCTGCTGCTCGTAGCGGGCAGTGCCGCGATCGCCGCGGCGGCGCGGCGTACCCCGGTGCCGGCGCCGCTGCTGCTGGTGGCCGTGGGGCTGGCGGTCAGCTACGTCCCCGGGGTGCCCGACTACACGCTCGACCCGCACATCGTGCTGCCGCTCATCCTGCCCCCGCTGCTGCACACGGCCGCGACCGAGAGTTCCTACCTCGACCTGCGGGCGCAGCTGAGGCCCGTCGCCATGCTGTCCGTCGGGTACGTGCTGTTCGCGACCTTCGTGGTCGGCTGGGCCCTCTACGTGATCGTGCCGGACATGCCGCTGACCGCGGCCCTGGTCTTCGGCGCGGTGGTGGCGCCTCCGGACGCGGTCGCGGCGACGGCGGTGGCCCGGCGGGTGGGGCTGCCTTCGCGGATCACGACGATCCTCCAGGGCGAGTCCCTGCTGAACGACGCGACCGCGATCACCGCCTACCGGGTGGCCCTGGCCGCCGCCGTCGGCGAGGGCGCGACCTGGGCCGGGGGCATCGGCGAGTTCCTGCTCGCGGCGATCGGCGGCGTCGTGGTGGGCCTGCTGCTGATGGCGCCGATCCACTGGCTGCGCACGCACGTGAAGGAGGCGCTGCTGCAGAACACGCTCTCCCTGCTGATCCCCTTCGTCGCGTACGCCGTCGCCGAGCAGGTGCACGCCTCCGGGGTCCTCGCGGTCGTGGTCGTGGCGCTCTACCTGGGGCACCGCGCGTGGGAGGTCGATTTCGCCACGCGTCTGCAGGAGGAGGCGGTCTGGAAGATGGTCGCCTTCGTCTTGGAGTCGGCGGTGTTCGCGCTGATCGGACTGCAGCTCCCGGTGGTTCTCCAGGGCCTCGGGGAGTACGAGGGCGTCGAGGCGGCCTGGTACGCGGTCGCCGTCTTCCTGGTCGTCGTCGCGGCCCGGTTCGTCTGGGTCTACCCGGCCACCTTCCTGCCGCGGCTGCTGTCGGCCCGGGTTCGGGAACGGGAGCAGAACCCGACCTGGAAGGGGCCGTTCGTCATCGCGTGGGCCGGGATGCGGGGCGTGGTCTCCCTGGCCATCGCCTTCTCGATCCCGCTCACCCTGCACGACGGTGAGGAGCCCTTCCCGCAGCGCAACCTCATCCTCTTCCTGACGTTCACGACGGTCATCGGGACCCTGGTCGTGCAGGGTCTGACGCTGCCGCCGCTGATCCGGCTGCTGAAGTTCCCCGGGCGGGACGCGCAGACCGAGACGCTCGCCGAGGCCAACGCCCAGGCGCAGGCGTCCCGGGCCGCGGAACAGCGCCTGGACGAGCTCCTCGCCGACGAGCGCAACACCCTGCCCGCCCCGCTCGCCGACCGGCTGCGCACCGTCCTGGAGCGCCGTCGCAATGCCGTCTGGGAGCGGCTCGGGCAGACCAACCCGATCACCGGGGAGTCCGTCGACGACACCTACCGACGGCTGACGCGCGAGATGATCAGCGCCGAGCGCGAGGTGTTCGTCAAACTCCGGGACGGCCGCTACATCGACGACGAGATGCTGCGGACCCTGCTGCGCAGACTGGACCTGGAGGAGGCGGCGGCCTTCCGGGAGGCGGCGTGA
- a CDS encoding 1-aminocyclopropane-1-carboxylate deaminase/D-cysteine desulfhydrase codes for MTSPDTPILAALHPRLPSPLQEVVDGRFERWGVRLLLKRDDLIHPELIGNKWRKLAPNLTAAAGRTVVTFGGSWSNHLRATAAAGRLLGIPTVGVVRGDELAGRPLNPSLARCTADGMRLHFVDRATYRRKSEPPVLAGILRAADAEEAYVVPEGGSNAEAVRGCRALGAELRGHAEAVAVACGTGGTLAGLASGLAPGQRALGVPVLRGGFLTAETEALQRAAFGGRRGTWSLDDRFHFGGYARVPAELDTFAADFEQRHGLPVERLYVAKLLYGLVTLAGEGAFPRGTAVAAVVTGRPFS; via the coding sequence GTGACCAGCCCCGACACCCCCATACTCGCCGCGCTGCACCCCCGGCTCCCCTCGCCGTTGCAGGAGGTCGTGGACGGCCGGTTCGAGCGCTGGGGCGTGCGGCTGCTGCTGAAGCGGGACGATCTGATCCATCCGGAGCTGATCGGCAACAAGTGGCGCAAGCTCGCGCCGAACCTGACAGCGGCGGCCGGCCGGACCGTCGTCACCTTCGGCGGGTCCTGGTCCAACCATCTGCGCGCCACTGCGGCGGCAGGCCGGCTTCTCGGCATCCCCACGGTCGGTGTCGTGCGCGGCGACGAACTGGCCGGCCGGCCCCTCAACCCCTCGCTGGCCCGCTGCACGGCCGACGGCATGCGGCTGCACTTCGTCGACAGGGCGACGTACCGCCGCAAGTCCGAGCCGCCCGTCCTGGCCGGCATCCTGCGAGCGGCGGACGCCGAGGAGGCCTACGTCGTCCCCGAGGGCGGCAGCAACGCCGAGGCCGTGCGGGGCTGCCGGGCGCTCGGCGCCGAGCTGCGCGGGCACGCCGAGGCCGTCGCCGTGGCCTGCGGCACCGGCGGCACGCTCGCGGGACTGGCCTCCGGTCTCGCTCCCGGCCAGCGCGCCCTGGGCGTGCCGGTGCTCAGGGGCGGCTTCCTGACCGCCGAGACGGAAGCCCTGCAGCGTGCGGCCTTCGGTGGCCGGCGCGGCACCTGGAGCCTGGACGACCGTTTCCATTTCGGCGGCTACGCGCGCGTGCCCGCAGAGCTCGACACCTTCGCGGCGGACTTCGAGCAACGGCACGGCCTGCCCGTCGAACGGCTCTATGTCGCCAAGCTGCTGTACGGGCTGGTCACCCTGGCCGGTGAGGGCGCCTTCCCGCGCGGGACGGCGGTGGCGGCCGTGGTCACCGGCCGCCCCTTCTCCTGA
- a CDS encoding family 2B encapsulin nanocompartment shell protein → MSVGEEVRTEQTKPQQSLGTAAARNLATTTKSVPQMQEISSRWLLRMLPWVDIQGGTYRVNRRLTFAVGDGRLTFVKTGDRVEIIPAELGELPALRSYEDEEVLFEIARRCEQREIPAGDVIASFGSPSDEVYLLAHGRVEKVGTGPYGEDESLGVLADGAYFGDDALLNEDAIWEYTARALTACTVLVLPRQEFEQIAERSDTLREHLQHRRSIPSQRSNKYGEKEIDLSSGHSGEPDIPHTFVDYEARPREYELSVAQTVLRIHTRVADLYNQPMNQTEQQIRLTVEALKERQEHELINNRDFGLLHNCEYDQRIQPHDGVPGPDDLDELLSRRRGTKMLLAHPRAIAAFGRELNKRGLVPETIDMAGNRIPTWRGVPIYPCNKIPVSDARTTSIIALRTGEADQGVIGLRASGIPDEIEPSLSVRFMGINEQAIIKYLVTAYYSAAVLVPDALGVLENVEIGRWR, encoded by the coding sequence ATGTCGGTAGGCGAAGAGGTCCGCACGGAGCAGACCAAGCCGCAGCAGAGTCTCGGCACGGCGGCCGCGCGGAACCTGGCCACCACGACCAAGTCCGTGCCACAGATGCAGGAGATCAGCTCCCGCTGGCTGCTGCGGATGCTGCCGTGGGTCGACATCCAGGGTGGTACGTACCGGGTGAACCGGCGTCTGACGTTCGCCGTGGGCGACGGCCGGCTGACGTTCGTGAAGACCGGTGACCGCGTCGAGATCATCCCCGCCGAGCTGGGCGAACTGCCGGCGTTGCGGTCGTACGAGGACGAGGAGGTGCTCTTCGAGATCGCCCGCCGCTGCGAGCAGCGGGAGATCCCGGCGGGCGATGTCATCGCCTCGTTCGGCAGTCCGTCCGACGAGGTGTACCTCCTGGCGCACGGCAGGGTGGAGAAGGTCGGTACGGGACCGTACGGGGAGGACGAGTCCCTCGGAGTCCTCGCCGACGGTGCCTACTTCGGAGACGACGCGCTGCTGAACGAGGACGCGATCTGGGAGTACACCGCCCGCGCCCTCACCGCGTGCACCGTGCTCGTGCTGCCCCGCCAGGAGTTCGAGCAGATCGCGGAGCGCTCGGACACCCTGCGCGAACACCTCCAGCACCGCCGCTCCATCCCCTCGCAGCGCTCCAACAAGTACGGCGAGAAGGAGATCGACCTCTCCTCCGGTCACTCCGGCGAGCCGGACATCCCGCACACCTTCGTCGACTACGAGGCCCGGCCCCGTGAGTACGAACTGAGCGTCGCCCAGACCGTGCTGCGCATCCACACGCGCGTGGCCGACCTCTACAACCAGCCCATGAACCAGACCGAGCAGCAGATCCGGCTGACGGTCGAGGCGCTGAAGGAGCGCCAGGAGCACGAGCTCATCAACAACCGCGACTTCGGGCTCCTGCACAACTGCGAGTACGACCAGCGGATCCAGCCGCACGACGGCGTGCCCGGGCCGGACGACCTGGACGAGCTGCTCAGCAGGCGCCGCGGCACCAAGATGCTCCTCGCCCATCCGCGCGCCATCGCCGCGTTCGGCCGCGAACTCAACAAGCGCGGGCTGGTCCCGGAGACCATCGACATGGCCGGCAACCGCATCCCGACCTGGCGCGGTGTGCCGATCTACCCGTGCAACAAGATCCCGGTCTCGGACGCCCGTACGACGTCCATCATCGCGCTGCGTACCGGCGAGGCCGACCAGGGCGTCATCGGTCTGCGCGCCTCCGGCATCCCCGACGAGATCGAGCCGAGCCTGTCGGTCCGCTTCATGGGCATCAACGAACAGGCCATCATCAAATACCTGGTCACGGCCTACTACTCGGCCGCGGTCCTGGTACCGGACGCGCTCGGCGTCCTGGAGAACGTCGAGATCGGCCGCTGGCGGTGA
- a CDS encoding family 2 encapsulin nanocompartment cargo protein polyprenyl transferase, whose translation MGESSTKSRKGTTLPARGGQGGAEPRASAGAPERQGGIGTQRDGGPEPAEGHEAVMLLERARAEVDPVLRAALGSLPGPMRRVALHHFGWEQGDGTSADGGSGKAIRPALVLAAAAALGGSEARAGAARAAAAVELVHNFTLLHDDVMDRDTTRRHRPTAWTVFGDADAILAGDTLQALALRLLAQDPHPASQAAAARLADCVVELCAGQHADTAMERHAPGDVTLDDVLAMAEAKTGALIGSACAIGGLYAGASEEEVAALDAFGREAGLAFQLIDDVIGIWGDPRRTGKPAGADLAVRKKSLPVVAALASGTPEAAELAELYARTSEKEDLDDIAVTVERAGGRDWAQGQAADRMARAMQQLARAVPDPEAAGGLLALAEFVTRRSS comes from the coding sequence ATGGGTGAGTCCTCCACGAAGTCCAGGAAGGGGACGACGCTGCCCGCCCGCGGTGGGCAGGGCGGCGCCGAACCCCGGGCGTCGGCCGGGGCTCCGGAAAGGCAGGGGGGCATCGGGACACAGAGGGACGGCGGGCCGGAACCGGCCGAAGGGCACGAGGCGGTCATGCTGCTGGAGCGGGCCCGGGCGGAGGTCGACCCGGTGCTGCGGGCCGCGCTCGGCTCGCTGCCGGGGCCGATGCGCCGGGTCGCGCTCCACCACTTCGGCTGGGAGCAGGGCGACGGCACCTCGGCGGACGGGGGCTCCGGCAAGGCGATCCGGCCGGCGCTGGTCCTCGCCGCGGCGGCGGCCCTCGGCGGGTCCGAGGCGCGGGCGGGGGCGGCTCGGGCGGCCGCCGCGGTGGAGCTGGTGCACAACTTCACGCTGCTGCACGACGACGTGATGGACCGGGACACCACCCGCCGCCATCGCCCCACCGCGTGGACGGTGTTCGGCGACGCCGACGCCATCCTCGCCGGGGACACCCTGCAGGCGCTGGCCCTGCGGCTGCTCGCCCAGGATCCGCACCCGGCCTCCCAGGCCGCCGCCGCCCGGCTCGCGGACTGCGTGGTGGAACTGTGTGCGGGCCAGCACGCGGACACGGCCATGGAGCGGCACGCCCCCGGCGACGTCACGCTCGACGACGTGCTCGCCATGGCGGAGGCCAAGACGGGCGCCCTGATCGGGAGTGCGTGCGCGATCGGCGGGCTGTACGCGGGTGCCTCGGAGGAGGAAGTGGCGGCGCTGGACGCGTTCGGCAGAGAGGCCGGGCTCGCCTTCCAGCTCATCGACGACGTCATCGGCATATGGGGCGACCCGCGCCGCACGGGCAAGCCCGCCGGTGCCGACCTGGCCGTACGGAAGAAGTCGCTGCCGGTGGTGGCGGCCCTCGCCTCCGGTACACCGGAGGCGGCCGAACTCGCCGAACTGTACGCACGAACCAGCGAGAAGGAGGACCTGGACGACATCGCCGTGACCGTGGAGCGCGCGGGCGGCCGTGACTGGGCGCAGGGCCAGGCGGCCGACCGGATGGCCCGGGCGATGCAGCAGCTGGCCCGGGCGGTCCCGGACCCGGAGGCGGCGGGCGGTCTGCTCGCCCTCGCCGAGTTCGTGACGCGGCGCAGCA